Proteins from a genomic interval of Colletotrichum higginsianum IMI 349063 chromosome 6, whole genome shotgun sequence:
- a CDS encoding NADH-ubiquinone oxidoreductase B18 subunit — MAGDSTPREATREEMRDAKLPLAYRDSCAHLLIPLNRCRVDSWYLPWKCNDERHSYEKCQYDEFKKRVAKMNELRAEKGTRSN, encoded by the exons ATGGCCGGAGACTCGACACCAAGGG AAGCGACCCGCGAGGAGATGCGGGATGCGAAGCTCCCCCTCGCCTACCGCGACAGCTGCGCCCAcctcctcatccccctcAACCGCTGCCGAGTCGACTCCTGGTACCTCCCGTGGAAGTGCAAT GACGAGCGTCACAGCTACGAGAAGTGCCAGTACGACGAGTTCAAGAAGCGCGTCGCCAAGATGAACGAGCTCCGCGCCGAGAAGGGTACGAGAAGCAACTAA
- a CDS encoding Chloride channel protein has protein sequence MASDNTPSPPPNETSALLPKSTSRISIPGFFRSASLFSLSKADQALGQSAPLGDRLPYNDYTTIDWLRDLTKDSSRARRLHARPGIRGRLLRWFDQSQGWIAAAIIGLLTALVAFVVDVSVATVSDWKEGYCGTNAFLDRGRCCWDVAETDLCDAWRPWVDGEQEGGSYVAGYAIYVLFALLFGVVAGNVTMTTKTSLPAVDADSVVTTGTMAEGKTMYMAAGSGIPEIKTILSGFVIPHFLDLKVLVVKAVGATFAVSTGMCLGKEGPFVHISTCVGWLVANWFPKYRDNPRKMREMLSVACSSGLSVAFGAPIGGVLFSYEEISTYFPRRVLWKAFLCSLIAAIALKALNPTGTGKLVLFETNYGVDYDPVHYIVFAFLGLCGGVFGGVFCQANFLWSKRFRKYDIVKKHPVFELCGVVLVTALLQYPNVLIRDTGDVSLSKLLVDCKDPTGEWICEQEQGSDKTAYMLRLAGGAVIKLLLTIITFGCKVPSGIIIPALDGGALFGRLIGQFIGDISPGIFAMVGAAAFLAGVSRMTVSLAVIMFELTGEVTYVPAFMCAILTAKWVADAISSESVYDLSQHLLGHPFLDAEQAYEVVRHREATARELIPPPATMKEITLRTGREYRVRKDVLAEKLRKLKGRGLMDAGLVLVNASGLLFGYWPEVEIEYALQMEDEGEEEIDVRSETMTELIDRTPITVSAEAPMEYVLEMFGKLGPRYIIIVEPETAKVLGVALKKRLLDFLDRVKEH, from the exons ATGGCCTCCGATAAcacgccgtcaccgccgcctaACGAGACGAGCGCTCTGCTCCCAAAATCCACCAGCCGGATCTCCATCCCGGGCTTCTTCCGCTCCGCCTcgctcttctccctctccaaGGCCGACCAGGCCCTCGGCCAGTCCGCACCGTTGGGCGACCGCCTGCCCTACAACGACTACACCACCATCGATTGGCTCCGCGACTTGACCAAAGACTCGTCTCGCGCCCGCCGTCTCCACGCCCGCCCGGGCATCCGCGGCCGGCTGTTGCGCTGGTTCGACCAGAGCCAGGGGtggatcgccgccgccatcatcggcctgCTGACGGCCCTTGTCGCCTTCGTCGTTGACGTCTCCGTGGCGACGGTGAGCGACTGGAAAGAGGGCTACTGCGGGACGAACGCGTTCCTCGACCGGGGGCGGTGCTGCTGGGACGTCGCCGAAACCGACTTGTGTGATGCGTGGAGGCCCTGGGTCGACGGGGAGCAGGAGGGTGGATCGTACGTCGCCGGCTACGCCATCTACGTCCTTTTTGCGCTGCTGTttggcgtcgtcgcgggAAACGtaacgatgacgacgaagacgtccctcccggccgtcgacgccgacagcGTGGTCACGACGGGCACCATGGCGGAGGGCAAGACGATGTACATGGCTGCAGGCAGCGGTATCCCCGAGATCAAGACGATTCTCTCGGGGTTCGTGATCCCCCActtcctcgacctcaagGTGCTGGTCGTTAAGGCCGTCGGTGCCACGTTTGCCGTCTCGACGGGTATGTGTCTGGGAAAGGAGGGCCCCTTTGTGCACATCTCGACCTGCGTCGGCTGGCTGGTAGCCAATTGGTTCCCCAAGTACCGCGACAACCCGCGCAAGATGCGGGAGATGCTGAGCGTGGCGTGCTCGTCTGGTCTGTCTGTGGCATTCGGCGCGCCGATTGGCGGTGTGTTATTCAGCTACGAG GAAATCAGCACGTACTTCCCACGACGTGTCTTGTGGAAGGCCTTTCTGTGTTCTCTCATTGCGGCCATCGCGCTCAAGGCCTTGAATCCCACGGGGACGGGCAAGCTGGTGCTGTTTGAGACGAACTACGGCGTCGACTACGACCCCGTCCACTACATCGTATTCGCGTTCCTCGGGCTCTGCGGCGGAGTGTTTGGCGGCGTTTTCTGCCAGGCCAATTTCCTCTGGTCGAAACGCTTCCGCAAGTACGACATCGTCAAGAAACACCCCGTCTTCGAGCTGtgcggcgtcgtcctcgtcaccgccCTGCTGCAGTACCCTAACGTCCTCATCCGCGACACGGGCGACGTGTCGCTATCCAAGCTGCTGGTCGACTGCAAAGACCCGACGGGCGAGTGGATCTGCGAGCAGGAGCAGGGCAGCGACAAGACAGCGTACATGCTGCGgctggcgggcggcgccgtcatcaagCTCCTGCTGACCATCATTACCTTTGGGTGCAAAGTCCCCTCGGGTATCATCATCCCCGCgctggatggcggcgcccTGTTCGGCCGGCTTATTGGTCAGTTCATCGGGGACATATCGCCCGGCATCTTCGCCATGGTCGGAGCGGCAGCTTTCCTCGCGGGCGTGAGCAGGATGACGGTAAGTCTGGCAGTCATCATGTTCGAGCTGACGGGCGAGGTGACGTATGTGCCGGCCTTCATGTGCGCCATCTTGACGGCCAAGTGGGTTGCGGATGCCatctcgtccgagtcggtGTACGACCTCTCGCAGCACCTGCTAGGCCACCCATTCCTCGACGCGGAGCAGGCCTATGAAGTCGTCCGCCATCGAGAAGCCACGGCTCGCGAGCTGATCCCACCGCCGGCAACAATGAAGGAGATCACCCTTCGGACGGGACGGGAGTATCGAGTGCGGAAAGACGTGCTTGCAGAGAAGCTGCGGAAGCTCAAGGGCAGAGGGCTGATGGACGCGGGACTCGTGCTGGTTAACGCTTCCGGCCTTCTTTTCGGCTACTGGCCCGAGGTGGAAATAGAGTACGCCTTGCAgatggaagacgagggcgaggaggagattgACGTGCGCAGCGAGACCATGACGGAGCTGATTGACCGGACGCCCATCACCGTCAGCGCCGAGGCGCCCATGGAGTATGTTCTGGAGATGTTCGGGAAGCTGGGGCCGAGgtacatcatcatcgtcgagcCAGAGACCGCCAAGGTGCTGGGCGTCGCGCTCAAAAAGCGGCTGCTAGACTTTTTAGATCGGGTGAAGGAGCATTGA
- a CDS encoding Camk family protein kinase: MENTNVIAWLLPSTTNQPALEAIRMPQNNTRRVDTIPSSYEPVVQTPNPDAAAPSTPTIDPSVLTQTSSSSSPPQPRPRPALELSFTNPPKNHLGFVLGTDPDACDVVLPPLPGISPVHCHITFDSEKRLILRDTSDAGTAVWYDADSNGDRRRESWLLSSGCTYGFPSMVDRVVIDIQTVRFHVLVNDAHLLWPDIYQQNVDAFMSSLASGGTVAEKAPTSSSPPVVMDRDGDLDVCDFYYNFDFELGFDLSFDYDYDFDFDMSDAEDGDEMDFLPPVPSVVPPVYVKYLLTSDDGMPPETYLWNTTRPWEPMVKVAC, from the coding sequence ATGGAAAACACAAACGTCATCGCCTGGCTGCTCCCTTCCACCACCAACCAGCCCGCTCTCGAAGCCATCCGTATGCCCCAAAATAACACCAGAAGGGTCGACACGATCCCCTCATCATACGAGCCCGTCGTCCAGACACCAAACCctgacgccgccgcgccctcgacgcccacCATCGACCCCTCCGTCCTCACCCagacctcgtcctcctcatcgccaCCCCAACCCAGACCCCGCCCGGCCCTCGAGCTATCCTTCACCAACCCCCCCAAGAACCATCTCGGcttcgtcctcggcaccgATCCGGATGCctgcgacgtcgtcctccccCCACTCCCGGGCATCAGCCCCGTCCACTGCCACATCACCTTCGACTCCGAGAAGCGCCTCATCCTCCGCGACACCTCTgacgccggcaccgccgtctGGTACGACGCCGACAGCAACGGGGACCGTCGCCGCGAGTCCTGGCTGCTGAGCAGCGGCTGCACCTACGGCTTCCCCTCCATGGTCGATcgcgtcgtcatcgacatcCAGACCGTGCGCTTCcacgtcctcgtcaacgacGCCCACCTCCTATGGCCCGACATCTACCAGCAGAACGTCGACGCCTTCATGTCGAGCCTCGCGAGCGGCGGCACTGTTGCTGAGAAGGcaccaacgtcgtcgtcgccgcccgtcgtGATGGACCGAGACGGCGACCTGGACGTGTGCGACTTTTACTACAACTTCGACTTCGAGCTCGGCTTCGACCTGAGCTTCGACTACGACTACGACTTCGACTTTGACATGtcggacgccgaggacggcgacgagatggactTCCTCCCGCCGGTCCCCTCTGTCGTTCCGCCCGTGTACGTAAAGTACCTGCTCACCTCGGACGACGGCATGCCGCCCGAGACGTACCTCTGGAACACGACGCGGCCTTGGGAGCCGATGGTCAAGGTCGCTTGCTGA
- a CDS encoding GTP cyclohydrolase II, producing MPGFEGRPDGADAPKDWHEETNQLPSFYSPKTKPLDGPSDNASAAVANSEPQQLDLSNPAVASVRAEDDDAVSTTSGAQIPPPSLLSPAFTPPATPGTSTPLTGEAPRGVPVDSSVPTGGCGTKRPRLLETLPEVQCIVRARIPTVNGTEMFLHLYQNNVDKKEHLAIVFGPHIRSSSLDAPRPGETEMDRMIRGAYTGRLFPGRSTSGMSGGVATPVAEEPPAHRGPPLVRIHSECYTGETAWSARCDCGEQLDEAARLMSLPGNTSGGIIIYLRQEGRGIGLGEKLKAYNLQDLGSDTVEANLLLRHPADARSYGLATSMLLDLGQHEVRLLTNNPDKIRAVEGPNREVRVTERVAMVPLSWKGRGGFRSNEVEGYLKTKIEKMGHMLDMGGMPS from the exons ATGCCCGGATTCGAAGGAAGGCCAGACGGCGCTGATGCGCCCAAGGACTGGCACGAAGAAACCAACCAGCTCCCGTCCTTTTACTCTCCGAAAACGAAGCCCCTAGACGGCCCCTCCGACAatgcctcggccgccgtcgcgaaCTCGGAGCCCCAGCAATTGGACCTATCCAaccccgccgtcgcctccgtgagagccgaagacgacgacgccgtctcgacgacctcaGGCGCCCAGAtcccgccgccctccctgCTGTCTCCCGCCTtcacgccgcccgcgacaCCCGGCACCTCGACGCCCCTTACCGGCGAGGCCCCGCGTGGCGTCCCCGTCGACAGCTCCGTGCCCaccggcggctgcggcacCAAGCGGCCGCGACTCCTCGAAACCCTGCCCGAGGTCCAGTGCATTGTGCGGGCGCGCATCCCCACCGTCAACGGCACTGAGATGTTCCTGCACCTTTATCAGAACAACGTCGACAAGAAGGAGCACCTAgccatcgtcttcggccCGCACATCCGGAGCAGTTCGCTCGACGCGCCGCGCCCGGGCGAGACCGAGATGGACCGCATGATCCGCGGTGCCTACACTGGCCGCCTGTTTCCGGGACGTTCGACGAGCGGAATGTCCGGCGGTGTCGCAACCcccgtggccgaggagccGCCCGCGCATCGCGGCCCGCCGCTCGTGCGCATCCACTCTGAGTGCTACACGGGCGAGACGGCCTGGTCGGCGCGGTGCGACTgcggcgagcagctcgacgaggcggcgcggCTTATGAGCTTGCCCGGCAACAccagcggcggcatcatTATCTACCTGCGCCAGGAGGGCCGCGGCAttggcctcggcgagaagctcaaggcgTACAACCTGCAGGACCTCGGCTCCGACACAGTCGAGGCCAACCTGCTGCTGCGCCACCCGGCCGACGCGCGCAGCTACGGCCTCGCGACGTCGATGCTACTAGACCTCGGCCAGCACGAGGTGCGCCTGCTCACCAACAACCCGGACAAGATCCGGGCGGTGGAGGGGCCGAACCGCGAGGTCCGCGTGACCGAGCGCGTGGCCATGGTGCCGCTTTCCTGGAAGGGCAGGGGCGGGTTCCGGAGCAACGAGGTGGAGGGATACCTCAAGACAAAG ATTGAAAAGATGGGACACATGCTCGACATGGGCGGCATGCCGTCGTGA
- a CDS encoding C6 transcription factor — protein MHIHESNRGVEKQALYQCSQCQRRYHRTEHLARHVRSIHTKQRPYPCRSCGKAFGRLDILRRHEATHDDEPGTRVLGAGVRVGQACRLCKEAKVKCSERKPCLRCTGKGARCEYGDVRDYGEADEGQRQQDPAWIDADFPSQNEIPPGASRALPNAPLPVIAPMPYLISPHASEGTPTHEEDGCMAGDFSFGVDWDLAMADMAYLQSQFDMTATDTAATPGFAPNVVQQHGFSPASTQTCETLSTATGLWEPQSSENKEMERLHLAADEANLGPPSHGPGPSAGLAEPRFSATARNSLVRMILDNTSHAAAAPVLAAFPSTGALGALVDVYAQGWAEASRAGGINGVVHLPTLELDGQRPELLGMVVALGALGTGSVVARRFGFAMQEVVWVSSFRSWEGNNAALRDVGLSQAFFLQQHMAFFSGVRRKVAFAKACANSIQVLIKNGGHLKGAIGSCAEGPALDDLLALGDDSKELGDAWRRWAAREARRRLVYAAYIMDAHVSMAHETQVLSSYLDMRVPFPTPRGMWKARTAVQWREEMASWMQKQQQQQQQGMAPSSLCLRDVMNDPTLVAKCRGLVDEGFAVLGFLAGFWTLVREVQQLAALGGGGAGAGGAGRHWSSMILSARRVELASVLDLFTSQARTAGVEVSPEAELLVEVLHMHILAIPDGSGSQSTPAALVPDLQSAERRGALWRAGRAVRAAVRFPAGTLCDVYAVALLQAATVLWRHGVDSSRVLGKSPGPGQGLGLGGGMGVCVVDGDGVEEWHLVREGVHLALRGAEGEATAVMLEDAAGVARRVRGVVEGNWTGVRMPSGVEEVCLVLGDLERPANR, from the exons ATGCATATACACGAATCTAACCGGGGAGTAGAAAAGCAAGCTCTCTATCAGTGCTCTCAGTGTCAACGACGCTATCATCGGACGGAGCACCTCGCACGGCATGTGCGGTCCATACATACCAAGCAGCGGCCCTATCCTTGCAGGTCGTGCGGCAAGGCATTTGGGAGGCTGGATATCCTCAGGAGACACGAGGCGacccacgacgacgagcccggaACGCGGGTGCTAGGTGCAGGCGTCAGAGTCGGCCAGGCTTGCAGACTGTGCAAGGAGGCCAAGGTGAAGTGTTCCGAAAGGAAGCCCTGTTTGCGGTGTACGGGCAAGGGGGCGAGGTGCGAGTACGGGGATGTCAGGGACtatggcgaggccgacgaaggGCAACGACAGCAGGATCCCGCCTGGATCGACGCCGATTTTCCTAGCCAGAATGAGATACCTCCTGGAGCCAGCCGAGCACTCCCCAACGCACCTTTGCCCGTCATCGCCCCTATGCCCTATCTCATCAGCCCGCACGCTTCAGAGGGCACACCAACGCACGAGGAAGACGGCTGCATGGCCGGGGACTTCTCTTTCGGGGTCGACTGGGACCTCGCGATGGCGGACATGGCGTACCTACAGAGCCAATTCGATATGACGGCGACagacaccgccgccaccccgGGTTTCGCGCCCAACGTTGTGCAGCAACACGGCTTTTCGCCCGCGAGTACGCAGACCTGCGAGACGTTGTCAACGGCAACGGGCCTCTGGGAGCCGCAAAGTAGCGAGAacaaggagatggagaggcTGCATCTGGCCGCGGACGAGGCGAACCTTGGACCGCCCAGCCATGGCCCAGGTCCCAGCGCCGGCTTGGCAGAGCCGCGTTtttcggcgacggcgcggaaCTCGCTCGTGCGCATGATCCTCGACAACACGTCgcacgcggcggcggcgccggtgctcGCGGCGTTCCCGTCGACGGGGGCGCTGGGCGCGCTCGTGGACGTCTACGCGCAGGGATGGGCGGAGGCGAGCCGGGCCGGCGGGATCAACGGCGTCGTGCATCTCCCGACGCTGGAGCTCGATGGGCAGCGGCCGGAGCTGCTGGGCATGGTGGTGGCGCTCGGAGCGCTCGGGACCGGGTCGGTGGTGGCGCGGAGGTTCGGATTCGCGATGCAGGAGGTTGTCTGGGTGTCGTCATTCCGAAGC TGGGAAGGCAACAACGCCGCCCTGCGCGACGTTGGACTCTCGCAGGCCTTTTTCCTCCAGCAGCACATGGCCTTTTTCAGCGGCGTCCGACGCAAGGTGGCCTTCGCCAAGGCGTGCGCCAACAGCATACAGGTCCTCATCAAGAACGGCGGGCATCTGAAAGGCGCCATTGGATCCTGTGCCGAGGGCCCGGCGCTGGACGACCTGCTCGCTCTCGGGGACGACAGTAAGGAACTGGGGGACGCGTGGCGGCGTTGGGCGGCGCGCGAGGCGCGGCGCAGGCTGGTGTACGCTGCGTACATTATGGACGCGCACGTCTCGATGGCGCACGAGACGCAGGTTCTGTCGTCGTACCTCGACATGAGGGTCCCGTTCCCAACGCCGAGGGGGATGTGGAAGGCCCGGACTGCGGTTCAGtggagggaggagatggcgtCGTGGatgcagaagcagcagcagcagcagcagcagggaaTGGCACCGTCGTCTCTGTGTCTAAGGGACGTCATGAATGATCCGACACTGGTGGCCAAGTGCCGCGgcctggtcgacgagggctTTGCCGTGCTCGGCTTCCTCGCTGGGTTCTGGACGCTTGTTAGAGAAgtccagcagctcgccgccttgggcggcggtggagcgggagcgggaggagcCGGAAGACACTGGAGCTCGATGATATTGTCGGCGAGgcgcgtcgagctcgccTCGGTGCTGGACCTCTTCACTTCCCAGGCGCGGACCGCCGGGGTCGAAGTCTCCCCCGAAGCGGAACTGCTGGTCGAGGTCCTCCACATGCACATTCTCGCGATCCCAGACGGCTCTGGATCGCAGTCAACTCCTGCGGCGCTGGTCCCCGACTTGCAGTCGGCAGAGCGCCGCGGCGCGCTGTGGCGGGCGGGTAGGGCGGTGCGCGCGGCGGTCCGGTTCCCGGCCGGGACGCTGTGTGATGTCTACGCGGTTGCGCTGTTGCAGGCGGCTACGGTTCTCTGGCGGCACGGAGTCGATTCGTCGAGGGTGTTGGGGAAGAGTCCGGGTCCGGGTCAGGGGCTGGGTCTGGGTGGCGGTATGGGGGTCTGCGTCgtggacggggacggggTGGAGGAGTGGCATTTGGTGCGCGAGGGTGTCCATCTCGCGTTACGAGGGGCGGAGGGAGAGGCGACGGCCGTTATGCTTGAGGACGCAGCGGGCGTGGCGAGGCGTGTGAGGGGTGTGGTCGAGGGGAACTGGACTGGTGTGCGGATGCCGTCTGGTGTTGAGGAGGTTTGTCTTGTGCTGGGTGATCTTGAGAGGCCGGCGAATAGGTAA
- a CDS encoding putative Salicylate hydroxylase, with protein sequence MNPMRSRKRRSLELETRGGKLRIGIVGAGIGGLMAAVALLESGHDVEIYEKSRFKSEVGAAICTPPNSSRILAHYGFDFEQARATTSEDSIYFTDPSDLGQKRVVPCADFTPKYGAPFCFFHRVDLHSELRRLATEPTDKRPRSARLHLGTSVTGVDDDGTLWFEDGTSVRKDLVVAADGIRSAFVSRVVEEAPRAQHHMSIMRYLVPSETVLADPEVAGFFVDGLKSLRVVDNVDKRVIIYGCRGGSLQNIGLIYPPRLGMDAAGTSNLARPPAVKCLFVAHSSFSPSSRAGNDISESEGFASKVMAEFPETIQSICREAKDVGQWQLFTRAPLERLARGRVVLIGDAAHPMPPLRAQGASMAIEDAAALGVLLSQVESADEVPARMDMFNKLRWCRVAATQLLSSEHRWDPSQLSAEQRGYFSGDVPHTEDDVEKYSYEYDVIRDALELLKEDR encoded by the exons ATGAATCCAATGAGATCCCGCAAACGACGGTCTCTGGAACTAGAGACTCGGGGGGGGAAGCTGCGGATCGGCATCGTGGGCGCCGGTATTGGTGGTTTGATGGCGGCCGTAGCGCTGCTGGAGAGCGGCCACGACGTCGAA ATCTATGAAAAGTCTCGGTTCAAGAGCGAGGTCGGAGCCGCCATCTGCACGCCTCCCAACTCGTCCCGCATCCTGGCGCACTACGGCTTCGACTTTGAGCAAGCCAGGGCCACAACCTCGGAAGAC TCCATATACTTCACCGACCCTTCCGACCTCGGACAGAAACGGGTGGTGCCGTGCGCCGACTTCACGCCCAAGTACGGCGCCCCTTTCTGCTTCTTCCACCGCGTGGACCTGCACAGCGAGCTGAGGAGGCTGGCGACGGAGCCGACGGACAAGAGGCCGCGGTCCGCCCGTCTCCACCTCGGCACGTCCGTGAccggcgtcgatgatgacgggACGCTCTGGTTCGAAGACGGCACGAGCGTCCGGAAGGACCTCGTGGTTGCGGCCGACGGTATCCGG TCCGCGTTCGTGTCTCGCGTCGTGGAGGAGGCACCTCGGGCGCAGCACCACATGTCCATCATGCGCTACCTGGTCCCCTCCGAAACCGTGCTGGCCGACCCGGAGGTTGCtggcttcttcgtcgacggcctgaAGTCGCTCCGGGTGGTTGATAACGTCGACAAGCGTGTCATCATCTACGGCTGCCGAGG GGGATCCCTCCAGAACATCGGACTCATCTACCCTCCACGGCTTGGCATGGACGCCGCTGGTACGTCGAACCTTGCTCGCCCCCCGGCCGTGAAATGCCTGTTCGTCGCTCACTcatctttctctccttcttctcgcgcAGGAAACGACATATCCGAGAGCGAGGGCTTTGCCAGCAAGGTCATGGCCGAATTCCCCGAGACGATCCAGTCTATCTGTCG TGAAGCAAAGGACGTCGGTCAGTGGCAGCTCTTCACGCGGGCGCCGCTCGAGAGGCTCGCCCGTGGCCGCGTGGTTCTCATCGGAGACGCAGCACACCCTATGCCTCCCC TACGCGCACAGGGCGCGTCGATGGCGATCGAAGACGCGGCCGCGCTCGGCGTGCTCCTCTCCCAGGTCGAGTCGGCGGACGAGGTCCCGGCTCGGATGGACATGTTCAACAAGCTCAGGTGGTGTCGCGTCGCGGCGACGCAGTTACTGTCGTCGGAGCACAGGTGGGACCCGTCTCAGCTCTCCGCGGAGCAGCGCGGGTATTTCAGCGGCGATGTTCCCC ACACCGAAGATGACGTGGAGAAGTACAGTTATGAGTACGACGTCATCCGCGATGCGCTTGAGCTTCTGAAGGAGGATCGCTGA
- a CDS encoding Endopolygalacturonase 1 produces MVSTLLALGALAASVIAAPLDARASCTFTDAAAAIKGKASCTAIILKDIVVPAGTTLDLTGLKSGTHVTFQGKTTFGYKEWEGPLISFSGTNILIDGASGHSIDCEGQRWWDTKGSNGGKTKPKFFYAHSLKQSTIKNLNALNTPVQAFSINSVTDLSVLSVTLDNSLGDTKGGHNTDAFDVGSSTNVYISGAVVKNQDDCLAINSGTNITFTGGSCSGGHGLSIGSVGGRSNNVVKDIVISNSKISNSDNGVRIKTVYGATGSVSNVQYTGITLSNIAKYGVVIEQDYENGSPTGTPTAGVPITGLTLSKVTGTVASSGTNVYILCASGACSNWKWSGVSVTGGKKSTKCSGIPSGGAAC; encoded by the exons ATGGTCTCTacccttctcgccctcggcgccctggccgcctccgtcatcgccgcGCCTCTTGATGCCCGCGCCAGCTGCACCTTcaccgatgccgccgccgccatcaagggcaaggccaGCTGCACTGCCATCATCCTCAAGGACATTGTCGTCCCCGCCGGCACCACCCTCGACCTGACCGGCCTCAAGTCCGGCACTCAC GTCACCTTCCAGGGCAAGACCACCTTCGGCTACAAGGAGTGGGAGGGCCCcctcatctccttctccggcaCCAACATCCTCATTGACGGCGCCTCCGGCCACTCCATCGACTGCGAGGGCCAGCGCTGGTGGGACACCAAGGGAagcaacggcggcaagaccAAGCCCAAGTTCTTCTACGCCCACAGCCTGAAGCAGTCCACCATCAAGAACCTCAACGCCCTCAACACCCCGGTCCAGGCCTTCTCCATCAACAGCGTCACCGACCTCAGCGTCCTCAGCGTCACCCTCGACAACTCCCTCGGCGACACCAAGGGCGGCCACAACACCGACGCCTTCGACGTCGGCTCCTCCACCAACGTCTACATCtcgggcgccgtcgtcaagaacCAGGACGACTGCCTCGCCATCAACTCGGGCACCAACATCACCTTCACCGGCGGCAGCTGCTccggcggccacggcctgtccatcggctccgtcggcggccgcagcaacaacgtcgtcaaggacatTGTCATCTCCAACTCCAAGATCTCCAACTCGGACAACGGCGTCCGCATCAAGACCGTCTACGGCGCCACCGGCTCCGTCTCCAACGTCCAGTACACCGGCATCACCCTGTCCAACATCGCCAAGtacggcgtcgtcatcgagcAGGACTACGAGAACGGCTCCCCCACCGGCACGCccaccgccggcgtcccCATCACCGGCCTCACCCTCAGCAAGGTcaccggcaccgtcgccTCCTCCGGCACCAACGTCTACATCCTCTGCGCCTCCGGTGCCTGCAGCAACTGGAAGTGGAGCGGCGTCAgcgtcaccggcggcaagAAGTCCACCAAGTGCTCCGGCATCcccagcggcggcgctgccTGCTAA